The Urocitellus parryii isolate mUroPar1 chromosome 13, mUroPar1.hap1, whole genome shotgun sequence nucleotide sequence TTTAAACTACCACTTGGCATTTATCTCCACGTGAGCAAGCAGCTCCTCTTTCCTAGGTCAAGCAGAGAGTGAACGATTACTCATAGTTCCTGCACGTTTTTCATTGTACATAATACATGTACAAACTATATGTTTATGTTATCAGGAAGGCTTCTGGACAGCAGTAGGCTGTATGTGGACATTTTAACTGCACTAGGGGTTGGTTTCCTTACTTACCCTTGCATTTTTCAAGGGCTAAttgttttcctgttctttttcttgtCCCTGTCATTCTGTGGTTAAATACATCCATCCTTTGCTTTTACCAGTCCTATTCTCATGCCTCTTCCATGAGCCCTTGATGATTCAAAGCGCAAAGACCTATAACttctttagaaaacatttattggGACAGTGTTTTTACTTTCTCACGTGTCTGCAGCAGTTTTATCTGGCTTTTATACTTGAAGGTAAACACACATTCTTAGATGATTGTTGAATCCTGGACTAGGGTCCCCTTTCCCATCTGTTACCCATTGTCATCTGGCACAAAGTGTTGCTgccaaaatatacattttctttacctaacACATGATGCCCCCCCAAAGGGGTGGTATTTTCTTTAAGATCTAATTACTGGGATATATTTGAACATCAGTCTTTCTGGGCCCGATTTTCCAGGGCTTGTGTGTGTTATTGAAGTGTTTATTATTTTAGGAAAGTTAATGTGAACTATTGTTTTTAGTGTTTCTAAGGGctgctttcctcctttttttttttttttttttaagattgtgaCACTTCTGTTATAGAGGTTATGTGTGACCATCTCTTTTAACTTTTCATGCATTTTCCTTACAAAGCTCCCATGGTGTTATTTCTTCTCCTATTCATCTAGTTTAGTCTTCATGtctaaaagaatttttcaaattgcTAATTGTTTCTTTACCTTGTCTGACTTTTTCTCACATCGTGTCTTGTCTAGCTGTCTTATTTCTGagcttttctatttttgatatCTATTCCTATattaggattctccagagaaatagaaccagtGGGAGATAGATAAATATAAAGGGGATTTATTATGCAGTGTTGGCTAATGTGATATGGAGGCAGACAAGTCCCATGGAAGACTACTGCTTGCAGACAGGAGACCCAGGAAAGCTGGTGGTGTCTTTAGGTTGAAGTACAAAGGCCTGAGAAgcatgggggcgggggggggggcctgCTGCACCTGAACTGTGTCCTGCTCTGGCAAGCAGACTGGAAGAAAAGGAGTGaatccctccctctttcctttctttccctttccttctgttCAGGCTCTCAACAGACTAGCTGAGGCCCACCTACACTGGTGAGGGCAGATCTTTATTCAACCCAGGGATTCAAAtgctagtttctttttaaaacactatCACAGTCACCCCCAGAAACCCTGCTTTGGCACCCTGGGACACTGTGAGTTGACCTGTAACATGGACCCACCGCAGTTCTTCCTGCAGTGCCTTCTGTTTGCTTAATGCTGGATAGCAGTTTTCATCTGCTTCATGGACATATTTTTCTGCTTGTCCTCATTGCCCATGAGACCGTCCATCAAGGGTGTTTGTTTCTTAAGCTCTCCTTGTGTGTTGTACAGCCGTGATCTTTATGTCTCTGAGAAGGGGTGAGAAGATTGCAGGATGACTTCACTAGCTTCAGAGCTCTGAGGCTGCCTCTGCTGTTTTCCTGtgacatatttaaaacaaatcccCTTCCTGTAGGCATCTCTGTCTACTTCTTTCAGGAGGTGGATCATTCCTCTACCTTCTGCTCTCATTTCCTCTGCCCTTACCTTGCTTAGTTGGGATTAGATTTTTAATGGGGTGTCCTCAAGGCAGGACTCTGCCTCCTTGGAAGAAAGGGTGTGCTGGGTATTTCCAGAACTCTGTGGGTAGAGGTAAGATGGGGTGGTTTCCCAACCCAGCATTCCTGCACTTAACTTGTGACCCTTTTTCCAGGCTCCCAGCTTAGGCTCCATGCTGAGTTTTTCTCTTGAGGCAAGTACTTTTGTTGGCTCTGGTGTCTCCCCTCCAAGAAGTCTGACTTGGCTGAATTTATATAACCATCCCAGAATAAATTATTCCGACTTAGACtaactccatatatatatatatatatatatatatatatatatatatatacatacacctaTAGATTTAAGTATTATAACCtacataaattgtttttttttttttttttttaacttaacctATGTCACATACTAGTCTCTTCCCTCATGGGATACCAAATGAGTTTCATGCCTATAGACCTTTTCAGCTCCCTTAACATTTTCACTCTTGGTGTGTATCAGTGTCTGTTAGACTTTGGTCTAAGTACAAGTTAAATGTGTAGTTTATTCATGTTGTTGAAGCCAGTAGGAGCAGAATTAGTAGGGCATTAAAATGGGCAAACTTGAATAGTTATGAATTTCTTTTGATTTGAAATGAATCCATGTTACATAAGAATATGAGTTTGTGGTGATTGCTGTAATCTATTTCACGTGGTCAGCCCTTCTTTAAGTTGGGTAGTTGTAGTTTGATTGAATTAAAGGAAACGCAGAACCTGTAAAACTGGTGTTTATGAGTGGGACCCACATTCCTACGGACAAGTAGTTTTTTCCCTGTCAGTACATGGTTCACCGGCTCAGCCAGTTCCTGTTGCTGATGAATTATGTTATGTACTTGTTGCTGGAGGAGACCTCAACACCTGTGAGCAAGCAGCACTGCTATGGGGTAGGAGCTGAGCACCGTAAGTTACCTGAAGAGGCACTGTGGCATACAGGAGTTTGTGCTCAAATTGGGGACTTCGGTAATAGAACTTGCAAGTCAGTGGTTGTGTTGGATCTAGGCATGCATACTTGTGAGATaataccttgtgtgtgtgtgtgtgtgtgaatacagaAAACATCGGAGCAGTGTGGGGCCAAGCAAGCCTGTGTCTCAGCCCCGGCGGAACATCGTAGGCTGCAGGATCCAGCATGGGTGGAGAGAGGGCAACGGCCCTGTCACCCAGTGGAAGGGGACCGTCCTGGACCAGGTGCCCGTGAATCCTTCTTTGTATCTTATAAAGTACGATGGATTTGACTGTGTTTACGGACTAGAACTTAATAAAGATGAGAGAGTTTCTGCGCTTGAAGTCCTACCTGATAGAGTTGGTAAGTTGCTTTTACTGTTTGTGCATTATTGCTTTAAAAgtgataattaaaatagaaatacatgtttgatttttcttttacattgttgctattttaacttttattgagACATGTTTGGTAAGCATTTCAGTCAGTCATCTAAAACCATAACAGTTGATCCAAAGTTCTGAAACCACAGTTCAAGGAATTGAGAAGGATATAAAGATGGATACAGTTTTCctcctgaaatataaaatataataatctcTCGTGGTTATTTTTGACCATTTgcgcccccacccccattatcTGGGCCTTGACAGGCAAATTGTTAGATTTTATCGTAAGGAATTTATCATAAAGTCTTTGTGTAACGTTATTTCTTTCATTGTGTATTACATGAATGATAATTATTTGTACTTTAAGCCAAAATGTAAGCAACCAGGATGTGAGCTTTGCTGTATGTTCTCTAGGGCTTGTTTGAACAAGGTTTGTGGAAGcgaatgtctgtgtgtgtgtgtgtgtgtgtgtgtgtgtgtgtctctctctctctctctgtctctgtctctctttttgttATACCCTATTGGTTTTGCCTtgcaaatgttaaataaaaatgactgaatttAATAGGATGGCTATACAAGTTAATGTTATTTTCTCAAAGAGTATTTACTTTGAACTTTTTCATCACAGTGATGCTGCTATTGCCTAAAATACTGGTTTAtgctttagaattatttttgaaagtctgTGCCATTTAAAAAAGCTTCAGCTGATCTAGACTTGGAGACTAGGAAATTTGGGGTCAAATTGTCAAGGGAAGAAActaatctttttgttttcttcgaTTGTGTTATTGTATTCTCAGGACAAGAGTTTCCCAACAAGTTACTAACTCTGCCAAAAAATTTATTCAAACACTTATATCAATTTTTTATGCTAATTGTTATGCATTTTTTCCTGACCCAGCATTTTAGTCTATCCCTTCAAGGCAAGACTCCTAGGTCACTGGAACTACTCACTTCCTGCATGTTACTACAAGACCCAATCCTTTTCTCATCATGGAACCCTATCTCTGATGGCAGGATCAAGAGTTATGTAATATTGTTCTTTGTAATGTTGTTACTCCAGTTTCTAATAAGAAATATGGACTGCTTATTGTAAATGGTAAAGCAGttagaaaagagaaatacaaaactGTCACTGCAAGTTAGCAACATGTAGTGTGCCTAAATGCAGTTCATACCACCTGCCATTGACCTTAGTAGTCACTGCAAcaattgggttaaaaaaaattttgccttttatttatgcTCAGTGTAGGAAGAAACCAGCCTTCCTTAATTAGGTTCAGGCTTGCCATTGGACTATAGCTACAGTAGTTACCTTTTCCTTGAAAGTCTTAGCTGAAAGGGGTGTATTGTCTAGAGCAGTGTGGTTTCCATGGCAAGGTCAAGGGACCCCTGACCCTTCATGAGGTTTGCTGGGTCCAAATTGCTTTCGTAATATTAAGAGAATTTTCTGTCTTCATCATTCTTTCACATGTGTATAGTGGAGTTTTCTACTGTATAGCTCAGCAGACACAAGGCAGTGCTCAATGTTACCAAAGTATATATTGGTAAAAGATGTGTTCAAAGGGCAAGACTGACAGGTTTTAAAAGTAGACAGTTttcaaaaattgtggtataaagcacataaaatgtaaaatttactatcttaaccattttttttgtgGCATTATGTTCTCATTGTTGTGAAACAGATCCCCAGAACTTTGTCATCTTGGAAATCTGAAACTTTATGACTATTAAATGACTccacctttctccttccttccccagcccctgtcacccACCATTCTCCTTTTTATCTTATGATTTGGCTAATCTAGATATTGCATGTAAGTGGTATcatacagattttcttttctctgactggcttatttcacacaGCGTAATGTACTCAGGGTTCATCCCTGTAGTAGTACATGACAGGATTCCCTTCCCTTTCAACACTGAAAATAATATTCCAGTGCATTGACATGacacatttgtttatccattcacccaccgaTGAACTTTTGGGGTTGCACCCACTTCTTGGTAGCATGTAAAGTTGTGAATAGCGCTGCGGTGAACATGGGTGTACAACTCTCTCTTTGAACTCCTTTTTTGATTCTTGTTATATGTGCAAGAAGTGGGACTGCCAGTCATGTGGTTattctaatttgaattttctaaacAGAACTGCCATGTTGTTTTCCTCCACAGTTGCACCATGTTACAAGCCCATCCGTGGTACACCAGGGTTCCAGTTCTCCATCTCTTTGCTGGCATTTCTCTGCCCACCTCCCCGCTTCCTTACTTAATGGGTGGGAGGTCATACTTCATTGTGATTTGTAATTAATGAAGTTGAGTAGCCCTGTTGAGCTTCACTTAGAATCTTGTTAGATTTTGTGtatcatctttggagaaatgttttaaGTCATTTGATCCTTTTGTAATCCagtcattttgtttctttgttgaattgtagttctttatatattttggagacaAAGGGTTTTATTGTGGGGAGCATGAAAAGTTTATTGGTAACTGTTTCAGATTCTGTGTTGCAGCTGACCTTTAGAAACTACCAATTGTTGCCTTTTGATGTAATTTCATAGAATATGGGAAACTATCTGAAATACAATTAGGATAGTTTTTCTCAAGAGCATATTTTTGTGAAGTTGGATGCTTACACATAATTTTAACAGATCACAACAGGATGAATGGTAATGCATATAtgagaaataaagttttacttttaaaagctaGATGTTAAGAGATTTGTACAGAATTTAAGATTGTGCCCTTGAGCTAAGTTTTGTTAGCAATGCATTTTAAAGAACTATTTTCTATGtagatacttttaaatattttgaaatttgtttcattttctaaagCAGTAAATATTGATAGGTATAATCCATATAGACAAATGCTCTTTTGTGTTCTCAGTAATTTTTGAGAATATAATGGAGTTCTGAGAGTCATAGTCTCAGATCTGCTGGCATGACGAGCCtgatgggttttgtttttggtgtgatGCAGAGGGTAATTCTGTGTAATTTCTGTTACTGCATATGTAAGCAAACGTACCACCATGTATGTTTGAGTATCCTGATTAAATTGAATTCcaaaacatttattaagaaaCTTGAATTTTTGTTCCCTTTAACAGAGGTAACCTGATGAATGAGTAAAGGGGGGGCTGATCTGTTTTTAGATTGTAATCTGAAATTTGAGGACTAGAGAAACCTTAAAGTTGAGGATCCTCCATAAATTTTTACCtcgtatttaaaaaaatgaaggcacTAAATTTCCACCtacttggttttctttctttctttcttttggtactagagattgaacccaggagtgctttattgCTAAGCTGTATACCCAGctccttttattcatttacttcagATAAGGGCTCACTAAATGGTTTTTcagccttcctaaattgctgaggttggcctcgaacttggaatctttctgcctcaacctccttagttactgggattacagatgtggtcCACTCTACCTACTTTCTAAAGTATCATGGAGTAGGGCTGTAGTGTACTACTAGGGAAGCCTGTGCCATCAGCCACATGGGCTGCCTCATGAAATCCTGTTGTAGTGGCAGGCCCTCCTCTACCAATgcatcttaattaagcttcttcAAAGACCCTAATCACAGTTGTTCTAGTTAATAAAATATCAGTTGAGATCTCTGCAGAAGGGCTCAGTGTGGCTAGATGCcctatttcctgttgctctgCTCTGTCTTGCAAAAACTAAATTTAACTGCAGACTTGATGGATATACCCTACTTTTGTGGTATATCCTGTAAAATCCCTGACTGTTCTAAGAAATGGGGAGAAGAGCACCTTCTGAgaactcaaaagaagaaaacttacTTTTATGTAAAACCTCTAAGCCCTTCCTCCCACTggatataaagttcaaagaaCTTCCAAAGTCTTAGTTCAGAGACTTTTAGGTGAGAGCCCTCTCTGGACTGACTGCACTCAGTAAACCTGCTTCCTAAAAATTCCTCCAGTGTCTAGCCTCTTCCGTCCTACTTCACTAAAACAAATATCAGGGGAAGGCCACTGCTTTCATGAGGATGTTCAGAcagtaaacaaatacataaaacaagGTGGCTTTAGATGATGGGGAATATTGTTAAGAAATATACCTGgtaggggcttgggatgtggctcaagcggtagcgcactcgcctggcactgggtttgatcctcagcaccacataaaaataaagatgttgtgtccaccaaaaacttcaaaaaaaaaatttaaaaattctccctccctccctccctccctccctcctctctctctctctctctctctctctctctctctctctctctctctctctctctcaaataaaagaaaaaaatagctggtaagggctggggttcagtggtagagcacttgcctagcacgtgcgaggcctgggttccatcctcagcaccacgtaaaaataactaactaactaaataaaataaagatattgtgcacaagtacaactgaaaaaaagtaaaatatatatatagctggATAACATGACTAGGATTGGTGGGGTCATGGAGAGCCCCCCAAGAGGGAAACATGAGGCAGAAGGAGTGCTCTAGGAAGAGGCGAACTTGTCCAACCTGGGAGCGCTATTAGCAGGGTCATCTGGGAATAGTGGAGGGTTAACTGAGATATGGCCAGTGCAGAGGAAGATGGTAAATCTGAGGGCAGAGGCTAGGTGGCCCAGGTCAGTGGGCCTTGGGCAGGAGTGGTTGTTAAATTATGCAGGGCAGACATGGGAACATTTTAAATTACCCAATCTGATGTAAATGCCACAATGATCACTGTTGCTATAGAGAATAGATTGTAGGGGCAAAAGTAAAAACTATGTTTTAACAGAAGATGGAAATAAGGTTGAGAAAAACCACAGAATCATTTAAAGCAAAAAATCTCAGGCCTTGAATATGTTAATCTGTTTCAATAAATGTTCTTTGGATATATGAAGGGGACCAACGTGAAGCGGGAAGCAAGGTCAACTGTCTATAAGAACACTATTTTTACAACTCTGCTGTAAGTCTGAAATTATCTCTATTTAAAATAACTGTCAAGCAATAACAAAAATACTTCATACCTTGAATGAACAATTAAAAGTTCTAATTTAGGCACAGTACTGAGAACAGATGAGTCCTGATTTAATCCAAAATACTTCCCATCACATTTGTCTTCTGAAAGCCCGTCCTCCTCTCAGTgacttttatgttttctaatgtATTGCGTGGACAAAATTTCAAGTAGCCTCATTTCTAAAATTCAGTCTTCATAATAAATACACAGCAAGACACTTTGCCGAACCCtcgctctttttttctttcaatccccagcaacatcTCGAATCAGCGATGCACACTTAGCAGACACAATGATTGGCAAAGCGGTGGAACATATGTTTGAGACAGAGGATGGCTCTAAAGATGAGTGGAGGGGAATGGTCTTAGCACGGGCACCTGTCATGAACACCTGGTTCTACATCACCTATGAGAAGGACCCTGTCTTGTACATGTACCAGCTGCTAGACGACTACAAAGAAGGCGACCTTCGCATCATGCCAGACTCCAGTGAGTACATGTTGGCaacttttatttctgataattcaaaaaagaatttggattttAACTTCAGATAATTTACTATTCCAGctatgtttattaatttaaaaatatttttagctgtagatagacacaatacctttatttttttacgGAGTACTGAGAATcacaccttgcacatgctaggaaagcgctgtaccactgagcacaactccagcccctatatatttttttgaatatgtTGGTTTTTTAGTCATTCACAAGAATAAGTGGCACAGTTTTTAACCTCTCATCAtaaattttagattagaaaatgtttgatgattaCTTTTgcttggcctttggttcttttgtaaaagaagattattttaaagttatattattgacattattatgtattatttcttgtattgaaaaatatatgaagatgTAGGGAACAGTAAAATAGTTTCATATGGCTCAGCTTGAACAACTCATTGTCAGTGttgttttatctgttttctttcaactgaattattttaaactaatttttatagGCTGATCATTTTATCTGAACATATTTGACTTTAAAGAATACTGATTTTAGAAAACTGTTAAATTGGGGAAGCTTTTAGTAGCAACTAGATCACTGGGTCAATATTTAGACAGACCATTGTGCTGCTTCCACAAGTACTTTCAGGTAATTTGAATTCATGTGGGGAAGGTAGAAAACACTATAACCTGCTTTTATCAAGCctgattttaaaaacagttttattgtGATTTAATTTCTATACCTCATAGTTAACCAATTTAAAAAAGCTACAATACAGTAGCTTTTATGAACATCAGTGTCCTCAAAAAGACATCCAGTCTTCACAGCAGTCAGTTCTAGTTAAAAGGAACTTTGTATCTTTACCTACTATTCCCTTATTCCCCCACCTCACAGCCATAAACAACCAATAATTAACTTCCTGTATAGATCTTCCTGTTTTGTGCCTTCATGTTCATGGATCATGTAGCGTGGGGTCCTTTGTGACTCGCGTCTTCTCACTTAGCACGTTCTCAGGATTCATCATGTTGCAGCACGTATTATTACTTGGTTTCTTTTAATGACCAAATATGATTCTTTAGTATGCATAATACCacactttttgtttgttcattcattgatgaacatttggattgtttccaccttttggttattatgaatgttgttgctataaatatttgtatacaagTTTAGGTGTGGACATTCTTTTCAGTTCCGTTGAGAATGTATcaagaagtagaattgctggttCATAACGGTAACTCGATGCATCATGGTGAACTGCCATGCTAATTTTCAAAGAATtgcattttacattctcacttgCAGTTGATGAGGGTTCTACCTTCTCTACATCTTCACCCATGCTTGGTTTTACCCCACAAGCAATTCTACTAGTGAATATGTAGTGGTatattattgtggttttgattagtATTTTACTGATGACTACTGATGTCAAAGggatcttttcatgtgtttattggacATTGGGTATCTGCTTCGGTGAAATGTCTATTAAGTTCTCCTTTGGGTGCCCTTAtccccccttttttgagacagggtctcactaagttgctgaggctgactttgaacttggaatcctcttgtgCTTCCCAGAAGTCACTGTACTGCTCCTGGCCCCCTGCTgattttcaagtttcttttatTACAGGTTGTAAGTCAGTATTCTAGATACAAGTTTTTTTATACCTGATTTGCAAATGCTTTCTCCCATTCTCTTTGGTtgtcttttttcactttcttgatagtgttCTTTGAGGCattaaaagtttttaactttTGCGTccaatttatctttattttcccttttgttgCTGTACTTTTGGGGTCATACTTAAGAATCTCTTGCCAAATCCAAGGTCTACTCTTgtgtttttttctaagttttttttttttttaagctttttacattttgaattaacttttgtgtatgATCTTGAGGTAAAAGTTCCATAATTCTTTCGTGTGCTATTCAGTTGTCTGggcaccattttttgaaaactttcctctttcccttgttgaaaatcagtttgCTGTGTAtattattcctgaactctcagttCTGTTCCATTCCTTAGTCGGTTACACTGTCTTGATTACATTGCTTTGCGGTAAAATATGGAATTGGGAAGTATGAGGCTCTTAATTTGTGCATTTCCAGGgtttctttgtctattctgggtcccTTGCAATTTTGTACAATGTTTGAAATCTGCCTGTCAGTTTCTACAAAGAAGTCTGCTGATACTCTGAGAGGATTTGTGTCGAATCTATAGACAAGTTTGTGGAGTATTGCCATCTTAGCAATGTTAACAAATCCACCTCCCTATCTACCTGTCTGTCTGTTTATggtggaggttgaacccagggccttgtgcacgtgaggcaagcactctaccaactgatctatatccccatcCTGttaacacatcttttttttttttttttttaattgtagatggacacaatgcctttattttatttatttatttttttgtggtgctgggggatcgaacccagggcctcaaacgtgctaggtgagcactctaccactgagccatgacctcaGCCTCtgttaacaaatattaataagcCTTCCAGTTCATAAGCATCAATGCTATTTTATCTATTGagatatttgatttctttcaataatgttttataatattctgaGTGTAAGggttgcatttttgttgttgttgttaaacttgcacctaaatattttttttgttactgttgtgaatgaaatattttttggggggtgggggggcaaacctatttattctttttaaaactacttcTTAGCCTTTCCTGTAACACATTGATCTCTGACCTAGGACATTATGTTAGCAGTCTGACAATCATCTGCTCATCTGGCCTCGAATTTCTActtcttaagattttttaaaaagtgc carries:
- the Spin1 gene encoding spindlin-1 isoform X2 is translated as MMKKRTSHKKHRSSVGPSKPVSQPRRNIVGCRIQHGWREGNGPVTQWKGTVLDQVPVNPSLYLIKYDGFDCVYGLELNKDERVSALEVLPDRVATSRISDAHLADTMIGKAVEHMFETEDGSKDEWRGMVLARAPVMNTWFYITYEKDPVLYMYQLLDDYKEGDLRIMPDSNDSPPAEREPGEVVDSLVGKQVEYAKEDGSKRTGMVIHQVEAKPSVYFIKFDDDFHIYVYDLVKTS
- the Spin1 gene encoding spindlin-1 isoform X1 yields the protein MKTPFGKTPGQRSRADAGHAGVSANMMKKRTSHKKHRSSVGPSKPVSQPRRNIVGCRIQHGWREGNGPVTQWKGTVLDQVPVNPSLYLIKYDGFDCVYGLELNKDERVSALEVLPDRVATSRISDAHLADTMIGKAVEHMFETEDGSKDEWRGMVLARAPVMNTWFYITYEKDPVLYMYQLLDDYKEGDLRIMPDSNDSPPAEREPGEVVDSLVGKQVEYAKEDGSKRTGMVIHQVEAKPSVYFIKFDDDFHIYVYDLVKTS